In a genomic window of Rhodothermales bacterium:
- the accC gene encoding acetyl-CoA carboxylase biotin carboxylase subunit — protein MAHLRKIRKLLIANRGEIAVRIIRTCRRLGIQTVAIYSDADRIAPHVQLADEVYAIGPAPSASSYLVIEKILTAARESGADAVHPGYGFLSERAAFAEACAAAGLTFVGPAPQAIRAMGDKTAARALMQEAGVPMAPGSPNAVADPAEAKRLAKHIGYPVLIKAAAGGGGKGMRLVTAPESFQAALETAQREAGAAFGDDRVFIEKYIVEPRHIEIQVLADQHGNTVHLFERECSIQRRHQKVIEEAPSAVLTPDVRAKMGEAAVCAARAVDYVSAGTVEFLVDRDLNFYFMEMNTRLQVEHPVTECITGLDLVEEQIRIAEGEPLGYTQADLAIDGHAIECRIYAEDPANGFLPDPGRLLVHRPPSGPGVRVDAGVEEGGEVPIHYDPMIAKLVAFAPTRAAAIARMDAALSEYRIAGVATTIPFCRFVMQHEAFRSGRFSTHFVADHFTPASLATVDPVPDEVFALAAALIADRRKPPAAAAPIDTAPGAWRQRGRH, from the coding sequence TTGGCTCATCTCCGAAAAATCCGGAAGCTGCTCATAGCCAACCGTGGCGAAATCGCCGTACGCATCATCCGTACGTGCCGGCGGCTGGGCATCCAAACCGTCGCGATATACAGCGACGCGGACCGAATCGCCCCGCACGTTCAACTGGCCGACGAAGTATACGCTATCGGGCCCGCGCCTTCGGCATCTTCTTATCTGGTTATCGAAAAAATCCTGACGGCCGCGCGCGAGTCCGGCGCGGACGCCGTACATCCCGGCTATGGTTTCCTCTCGGAGCGCGCCGCCTTTGCCGAGGCCTGCGCCGCCGCCGGCCTGACATTTGTAGGCCCGGCGCCTCAGGCCATCCGGGCGATGGGGGACAAGACAGCCGCGCGGGCGCTCATGCAGGAGGCCGGCGTGCCGATGGCGCCAGGCAGCCCGAACGCCGTCGCCGACCCCGCCGAAGCGAAACGACTCGCCAAACACATCGGTTATCCTGTATTGATCAAAGCGGCGGCGGGTGGCGGCGGAAAAGGCATGCGTCTGGTGACCGCACCGGAATCGTTCCAGGCCGCGCTCGAGACCGCGCAGCGAGAGGCCGGCGCCGCCTTCGGAGACGACCGCGTGTTTATCGAGAAATACATCGTCGAACCCCGGCACATCGAGATCCAGGTGCTGGCGGACCAGCACGGTAACACGGTGCACTTGTTCGAGCGGGAGTGCTCGATCCAGCGCCGGCACCAGAAGGTGATCGAAGAGGCGCCTTCGGCCGTGCTCACCCCGGACGTGCGCGCGAAGATGGGGGAAGCGGCCGTATGCGCCGCCCGTGCGGTGGACTACGTCAGCGCCGGCACGGTCGAGTTTCTGGTGGATCGCGACCTGAACTTCTACTTCATGGAAATGAACACCCGGCTTCAGGTGGAGCATCCGGTCACGGAGTGCATTACCGGGCTCGATCTCGTCGAAGAACAGATCCGCATCGCCGAGGGGGAGCCGCTGGGGTACACGCAGGCCGACCTCGCGATCGACGGGCACGCCATCGAGTGCCGCATTTATGCCGAGGACCCGGCGAACGGGTTTTTGCCCGACCCCGGCCGGTTGCTCGTTCACCGCCCGCCCTCAGGCCCGGGCGTCCGCGTGGACGCCGGCGTGGAAGAGGGCGGCGAGGTGCCCATCCACTACGACCCGATGATCGCCAAACTGGTCGCCTTTGCCCCGACCCGGGCCGCCGCTATCGCCAGAATGGACGCCGCGCTGAGTGAGTACCGCATCGCCGGCGTCGCCACGACGATACCGTTCTGCCGGTTCGTGATGCAGCACGAGGCGTTCCGGTCGGGCCGGTTCTCTACCCATTTCGTGGCGGACCACTTCACGCCGGCGTCGCTTGCCACGGTCGACCCCGTGCCCGACGAGGTCTTCGCACTGGCCGCGGCGCTCATCGCGGATCGGCGGAAACCCCCGGCGGCGGCGGCGCCGATTGATACGGCCCCCGGCGCCTGGCGGCAACGCGGCCGGCATTGA